A section of the Cydia amplana chromosome 15, ilCydAmpl1.1, whole genome shotgun sequence genome encodes:
- the LOC134654676 gene encoding uncharacterized protein LOC134654676 isoform X2 produces the protein MTECLKEVQANDKRTVKRLSPKSESPVNGECLIACVLKRNQVISNGKIVKANLISLVSKFYAKDTKMMKKLDKNLDRCVETSAQLRDECALAAHLNQCTNDLMATNKHKISINY, from the exons ATGACAGAGTGCCTCAAGGAAGTACAG GCTAACGACAAGCGAACGGTGAAGAGATTATCCCCGAAGAGCGAGTCGCCGGTGAACGGCGAGTGCCTCATCGCGTGCGTGCTGAAGCGGAACCAGGTCATTAGCAACGGGAAGATCGTTAAAG CAAACCTAATATCCCTGGTCAGCAAGTTCTACGCCAAAGACACGAAGATGATGAAGAAGTTGGACAAGAACCTGGACCGCTGCGTGGAGACGAGCGCCCAGCTCCGGGACGAGTGCGCGCTGGCCGCCCACCTCAACCAGTGCACCAACGACCTCATGGCCACCAACAAACACAAGATATCTATCAATTATTAA
- the LOC134654676 gene encoding uncharacterized protein LOC134654676 isoform X1, translating to MHTITHTTMMKLFLLTLLVHIGRCDDDTENNRMLGVDTVHNVKIDKDTIISRNLKLERRSNKGREANHHKQVEPEPDWSYSAIPGDVAPYVQQFKQNMTECLKEVQANDKRTVKRLSPKSESPVNGECLIACVLKRNQVISNGKIVKANLISLVSKFYAKDTKMMKKLDKNLDRCVETSAQLRDECALAAHLNQCTNDLMATNKHKISINY from the exons ATGCATACGATAACTCATACCACGATGATGAAACTGTTCCTTCTGACTCTATTGGTTCACATTGGTAGATGTGACGATGATACGGAGAATAATCGGATGCTAGGCGTGGACACAGTTCACAATGTGAAGATTGATAAGGATACTATTATATCTCGGAACTTGAAACTAGAGAGGCGTAGTAATAAAGGACGGGAGG CCAATCACCACAAACAAGTTGAACCGGAACCGGACTGGTCATACAGCGCCATCCCGGGCGACGTGGCGCCCTACGTCCAACAGTTCAAGCAGAACATGACAGAGTGCCTCAAGGAAGTACAG GCTAACGACAAGCGAACGGTGAAGAGATTATCCCCGAAGAGCGAGTCGCCGGTGAACGGCGAGTGCCTCATCGCGTGCGTGCTGAAGCGGAACCAGGTCATTAGCAACGGGAAGATCGTTAAAG CAAACCTAATATCCCTGGTCAGCAAGTTCTACGCCAAAGACACGAAGATGATGAAGAAGTTGGACAAGAACCTGGACCGCTGCGTGGAGACGAGCGCCCAGCTCCGGGACGAGTGCGCGCTGGCCGCCCACCTCAACCAGTGCACCAACGACCTCATGGCCACCAACAAACACAAGATATCTATCAATTATTAA